Proteins from a genomic interval of Geotrypetes seraphini chromosome 7, aGeoSer1.1, whole genome shotgun sequence:
- the PPP1R3D gene encoding protein phosphatase 1 regulatory subunit 3D — translation MSRLELPRGLGRGSATSCDPHMRPIIGQRRRARSLPTSPERRRATRCLPHCPQVRFADSLGLELAKVKVFSTAEDPSIPLHVLTRLAINSALCYGGDLQLPFCYMEPNFLQPADCADFEARLQRQCVCLERVLSSQELGVAGTVRVLNMAFQKTVAVRYTVSEWRKQQEVLAVWQSGSGATDLFAFCLPVPPFLLQSGSVLRFAVKYRVGGKEYWDNNDGKDYSLMSRSHALSMPKDSEQSWIHFI, via the coding sequence ATGTCAAGGCTGGAGCTGCCTCGAGGCTTGGGCCGTGGTTCTGCCACCAGCTGTGATCCACACATGCGACCCATCATAGGGCAGCGGCGCCGAGCCCGTTCCCTGCCCACCTCCCCAGAGAGGCGCCGTGCCACCCGGTGCCTTCCTCACTGCCCGCAGGTGCGCTTCGCCGATTCCCTAGGGTTGGAGCTGGCCAAGGTGAAGGTATTCAGCACTGCCGAAGACCCCTCCATTCCTCTGCACGTCCTAACCCGGCTAGCCATCAACTCAGCCCTGTGCTACGGTGGTGACCTGCAGCTGCCCTTTTGCTACATGGAACCCAACTTCCTGCAACCTGCCGACTGCGCTGACTTTGAGGCCAGACTGCAGCGGCAGTGCGTGTGCCTGGAGCGTGTGCTGAGCTCGCAGGAGCTGGGTGTGGCAGGCACTGTGCGTGTGCTGAACATGGCCTTCCAGAAGACAGTGGCAGTGCGCTACACCGTGAGTGAGTGGCGGAAGCAGCAAGAAGTGCTCGCCGTATGGCAAAGCGGTAGTGGCGCTACTGACCTCTTTGCCTTCTGCCTGCCTGTGCCACCCTTCCTGCTCCAGTCGGGCTCTGTGCTTCGCTTTGCTGTCAAGTACCGGGTTGGGGGCAAGGAGTACTGGGACAACAATGATGGCAAGGACTATAGCTTGATGTCCAGGAGCCATGCCCTGAGCATGCCGAAGGACAGTGAGCAAAGCTGGATCCACTTTATCTGA